The following coding sequences are from one Candidatus Omnitrophota bacterium window:
- a CDS encoding lysylphosphatidylglycerol synthase transmembrane domain-containing protein: MKIQNGKTRIIIGFALSLLLLGIILYRLEWKEFFGALEKIQWRWIFPAVAVCITAGFLRALRWALLSEWSSQPWLHYWRALQIGYLFNNIFPARAGEMARIVVISRQRAIPFLKTAAASVIDRLMDMSALALIALWLLTYSLPQNPLYASFRKGIFIGIAALILMAVFLLSGSKIKTMIGWLENRLGDKSKRFTDWGEQIIDGLENVRNPFRFLLVFAIAATCFAFDLSGIYLMLWTMGWNLPFIAAVTTGVFMALGASLPSSPGYIGVYQAACILALGLFDIAESEAVAFSLIWQSLSLLLAISLGGGSAMYYGLNISRTAEEAAQTPSW, from the coding sequence GTGAAAATTCAAAATGGAAAAACTCGCATAATCATCGGCTTCGCCCTAAGCCTTCTTCTATTGGGGATAATTCTTTACCGTTTAGAATGGAAGGAATTTTTCGGCGCCCTTGAGAAAATTCAATGGCGGTGGATTTTCCCCGCCGTCGCCGTCTGTATTACGGCGGGTTTCTTGCGCGCCTTGCGCTGGGCGTTATTGTCGGAATGGTCGTCGCAGCCCTGGCTCCACTATTGGCGGGCGCTGCAAATTGGCTATTTGTTCAACAACATCTTTCCCGCCCGCGCCGGAGAGATGGCGCGAATCGTCGTTATCAGCCGCCAGCGCGCCATTCCGTTTTTGAAAACGGCGGCAGCTTCCGTCATCGACCGGTTAATGGATATGTCGGCGCTGGCGTTAATCGCGCTATGGCTACTGACGTATTCGCTGCCGCAAAATCCCCTTTACGCATCCTTTCGTAAAGGCATTTTCATTGGCATCGCGGCTTTGATTTTAATGGCAGTTTTTCTTCTCAGCGGTTCGAAGATTAAAACAATGATCGGATGGTTGGAAAATCGGCTGGGCGATAAAAGCAAGCGATTTACGGATTGGGGAGAACAGATCATCGATGGATTGGAAAACGTTCGCAATCCCTTTCGGTTTTTGCTCGTCTTCGCCATCGCCGCCACATGTTTCGCTTTCGATCTGTCGGGCATCTATCTCATGCTATGGACGATGGGATGGAATTTGCCCTTTATCGCGGCGGTTACAACGGGCGTCTTCATGGCTCTGGGCGCATCCTTGCCCTCTTCTCCAGGGTATATCGGCGTTTACCAGGCGGCGTGCATTCTGGCTCTCGGTCTATTTGACATCGCCGAATCGGAAGCCGTGGCTTTTTCTCTCATCTGGCAATCGCTCAGTTTGTTATTGGCTATTTCTTTAGGGGGAGGATCGGCCATGTATTACGGATTGAATATTTCCCGAACGGCGGAAGAAGCGGCCCAGACGCCGTCATGGTGA
- a CDS encoding two-component regulator propeller domain-containing protein, with protein MKRMAWIFIALSIGFSLGWSEEKKAELPQLAGEPFIYKEWETFYAEENGLPNDHIFSLKADGDRLWVGTENGLALYEKGIWKRWTEKDGLPWRVITGITVSKKTGDVWLALFGGGVARFSGGRFDHFHQLNSGLVNDVVYGVSMENDNLWAATTAGMSCYNTVTGEWEIFTEKNAPMDEIWCYNVDAHEDKVYCAVWGGGILEWDVKTKKWDAHHDPDREMEIDLYRDDGLIHIITTAASYIDNVLWVSTYFGMSRYDGRHWRGYTEIDSGLASSFINFIKGRSGTSAYSCTDLGLATIADFDSDTWVTYRRDREDAETWTAHVLVGNQEIRAETTNLSLPNHFMICVEFQGDDVWIGTGHGLARGIGKGYWPGLKNNQSSPNESSKSK; from the coding sequence ATGAAGCGTATGGCATGGATCTTTATCGCATTGTCCATCGGTTTCTCGCTGGGATGGAGCGAAGAGAAGAAAGCCGAACTTCCCCAATTGGCGGGCGAACCATTTATCTATAAAGAGTGGGAAACTTTCTACGCGGAAGAAAATGGCTTGCCCAACGACCATATCTTTTCGCTCAAAGCCGATGGCGATCGCCTTTGGGTGGGTACGGAAAACGGACTTGCCCTATATGAAAAAGGAATTTGGAAGCGCTGGACGGAAAAAGACGGCCTGCCTTGGAGAGTCATCACCGGCATTACCGTAAGCAAAAAGACGGGCGACGTATGGCTGGCCTTGTTCGGCGGCGGCGTAGCTCGCTTCAGCGGCGGACGCTTCGATCATTTCCACCAGCTGAACAGCGGCCTCGTCAACGATGTCGTTTACGGCGTATCGATGGAAAACGACAACCTCTGGGCGGCGACGACGGCGGGGATGAGCTGCTACAACACCGTCACCGGCGAATGGGAAATCTTCACGGAAAAAAATGCGCCGATGGATGAAATCTGGTGTTACAACGTCGACGCCCATGAGGATAAAGTCTACTGCGCCGTCTGGGGCGGAGGCATTCTGGAATGGGACGTCAAGACGAAAAAATGGGACGCCCATCACGATCCCGACCGGGAGATGGAGATCGATCTCTACCGCGACGACGGCTTGATCCACATTATTACCACCGCCGCCTCTTACATCGACAACGTCCTTTGGGTTTCTACCTATTTTGGAATGAGCCGCTACGATGGACGCCATTGGCGGGGGTATACTGAAATCGACAGCGGACTAGCCAGCAGTTTCATCAATTTCATAAAGGGACGCAGCGGAACGTCGGCTTACAGCTGCACCGATTTGGGATTGGCGACGATTGCGGATTTCGATTCCGATACGTGGGTAACCTATCGGCGCGACCGTGAAGACGCGGAAACCTGGACGGCGCATGTTCTCGTTGGCAACCAGGAAATCCGCGCCGAAACTACGAATCTATCTTTACCCAATCATTTTATGATTTGCGTCGAGTTTCAGGGAGACGACGTATGGATTGGTACGGGTCATGGCCTAGCGCGGGGAATTGGAAAAGGTTATTGGCCTGGTTTGAAGAATAATCAATCCTCGCCGAACGAATCGTCGAAATCCAAATAA
- a CDS encoding prepilin-type N-terminal cleavage/methylation domain-containing protein yields MKRNSAFTLIELLIVVAIIGILAAIAVPNFLNAQVRAKVARSYADMKNIGTAIEMLRMDKSVMLVDLWDDDYEWATKRIKEVFNGVGFVSNQLQRTSSDVLAPLTTPISYMSSVPNDPFIEKYGVNVHGGNNVNFKAYIYGDLEVLDADIGGFYIPVYNPKQNTTNMFGVRPLRPFEWVLLGFGPDGDMPNTTWGVPYNASNGLTSNGELVVRSGGGIE; encoded by the coding sequence ATGAAACGGAATTCCGCCTTCACGTTGATCGAGCTGCTGATCGTCGTCGCCATCATAGGAATCCTCGCCGCCATCGCCGTGCCCAATTTTCTCAACGCCCAAGTGCGGGCGAAAGTGGCGCGCAGCTACGCCGATATGAAGAACATCGGCACGGCCATCGAAATGCTGCGCATGGACAAGAGCGTCATGCTCGTCGATTTGTGGGACGACGACTACGAATGGGCGACGAAGCGGATTAAGGAGGTCTTCAATGGCGTGGGCTTCGTATCCAACCAATTGCAACGAACCAGCTCCGATGTGCTCGCTCCGTTGACGACGCCCATTTCCTATATGTCGTCCGTTCCCAACGATCCCTTTATCGAAAAGTACGGCGTCAATGTGCATGGCGGCAATAACGTCAATTTCAAGGCCTACATCTACGGCGATCTCGAAGTGCTCGACGCCGATATCGGCGGCTTCTATATTCCCGTCTACAATCCCAAACAGAACACGACGAATATGTTCGGCGTCCGGCCATTGCGCCCCTTCGAGTGGGTGTTGCTGGGTTTCGGCCCGGATGGCGACATGCCTAACACTACCTGGGGCGTTCCCTACAACGCCAGCAACGGCCTAACCTCGAATGGCGAACTCGTCGTCCGCTCCGGCGGCGGGATTGAGTGA
- a CDS encoding multiheme c-type cytochrome: protein MGRLFALILLAAIVSAGTASVESAEPLERYYVGETACRQCHNNIMGKRNQFNPWRLSAHSRAYAALAMPEAKEIAKLSGIAVDPFDSPICLGCHATASQTEAWQRDEKFYIEDGVQCEMCHGPGSAYSEENVMANKEQAMKAGLRMPDDNASNETTCLVCHKEKGSHTAVIKVKKFDFKQALCEIDHSGRGGEIKIKTPSIEPLPGPTYVGVMVCAKCHRGEEKGYPFSKWRLSSHANAYAILGTTKAEEIARNKGIESNPQEAAECLKCHSTGGGEPAGRFMESFDIGQGVQCESCHGPGSEYIPEAVMNDPIAARQAGLQKADRETCLKCHPKEIDGKPFDFDAMWKKIEHGKPPERKAAFIGKYKTPFNLEFSRDGKRLYVACEASDSVIVLDPETSEIVSEFEVQDQPHDIALSRDEKFLYVSNRGSDTVSVIDAATLGVLFHISVGDEPHELMTDGDGHYLYVANAGSYDVSVVDLRRGAEAKRLSAGRGAWGIARSPDGKRFYLTNNLSHFIPFRTPCRSEVTVINSGTGFVENRIVIPEANMVQGVDVSPDGEFALVTLIRTKNLVPMTRVIQGWVMNNGFGVLWKDGRVDQLLLDEIDGYFADPTDVVFAPDGKYAYVTGGGINAVAVIDIEKMKALLDGADPEYRRTKLPNNLGVSVEYVLKRISVGRSPRGMAVSPDGKFVYVADGLDDAVSVIDIAKQERVKTISLGGPQEITIEREGERIFHSAEITLNRQFSCHSCHPDGGIDGITYDIEPDGVGFNPVDNRTLRGILDTAPFKWEGTNPSLRRQCGPRLAVFFTRSDPFTLEQANALDRYICTIPLPPNRYRAGSELTPAQWNGKLLFERDRTNGGEEIPVKKRCVTCHPAPFFTNRNVEVVGSKSWLDTNDKFDVPQLNNIYESAPFLHDGRAETLEEIWTRFNPYDEHGVTNDMTKDQLKDLIEYLKTL, encoded by the coding sequence ATGGGACGACTATTCGCCCTTATTCTACTCGCCGCGATCGTCTCCGCCGGGACGGCGAGCGTCGAGTCCGCCGAACCGCTGGAAAGGTACTATGTGGGAGAAACGGCTTGCCGCCAATGCCATAATAACATCATGGGCAAGCGCAACCAGTTCAATCCCTGGCGTCTCTCCGCTCATTCCCGCGCCTACGCCGCGCTGGCGATGCCCGAAGCCAAAGAAATCGCCAAGCTTTCCGGAATCGCCGTCGATCCATTCGATAGCCCCATCTGTCTCGGCTGTCACGCTACGGCTTCCCAGACGGAGGCATGGCAGCGCGACGAAAAATTTTATATTGAAGACGGCGTACAATGCGAGATGTGCCACGGCCCCGGCAGCGCCTATTCGGAAGAAAACGTCATGGCGAATAAAGAGCAAGCTATGAAAGCCGGATTGCGAATGCCGGACGATAACGCCAGTAATGAAACCACCTGTTTAGTATGCCATAAGGAAAAAGGCTCCCACACCGCCGTCATTAAGGTTAAGAAATTCGATTTCAAGCAAGCGCTTTGCGAAATCGATCATTCCGGCAGAGGCGGCGAGATCAAAATAAAGACTCCTTCCATCGAACCTTTGCCCGGACCAACATACGTCGGCGTCATGGTTTGCGCCAAATGCCATCGTGGAGAAGAGAAAGGGTATCCCTTCAGCAAATGGCGCCTCTCTTCCCATGCCAACGCCTACGCGATTCTGGGAACTACGAAGGCGGAAGAGATTGCCAGAAACAAGGGAATCGAAAGCAATCCCCAGGAAGCGGCGGAATGTCTGAAATGCCATTCCACCGGCGGCGGCGAACCGGCGGGAAGATTTATGGAGTCTTTCGATATAGGCCAGGGAGTCCAGTGCGAAAGCTGCCACGGCCCCGGCAGCGAGTATATTCCCGAAGCGGTGATGAACGATCCCATCGCCGCTCGTCAGGCCGGATTGCAGAAAGCCGATCGCGAGACCTGCTTGAAATGCCATCCCAAAGAAATCGATGGAAAGCCGTTCGACTTCGACGCTATGTGGAAGAAGATCGAACACGGCAAACCGCCGGAAAGAAAGGCGGCGTTTATTGGAAAATATAAAACTCCTTTCAACTTGGAATTCAGCCGCGACGGCAAACGGTTATACGTCGCTTGCGAAGCCTCCGACAGCGTCATCGTCTTGGATCCGGAAACGAGCGAGATCGTCTCCGAATTTGAAGTCCAGGATCAGCCGCACGATATCGCTCTTTCTCGGGACGAAAAATTTCTTTACGTCAGCAATCGCGGTTCGGATACGGTTTCCGTCATTGACGCCGCCACTTTGGGGGTGTTATTCCACATTTCCGTCGGCGACGAACCCCATGAGCTGATGACCGATGGGGATGGCCATTATCTCTACGTCGCTAACGCCGGGTCCTATGACGTTTCCGTTGTGGATTTGCGCCGGGGCGCGGAAGCGAAGCGCCTCTCCGCCGGGCGGGGCGCTTGGGGAATCGCCCGCTCGCCGGATGGAAAGCGGTTTTACTTAACCAACAATCTGTCCCATTTCATTCCTTTCCGCACACCCTGTCGCTCTGAGGTTACTGTCATCAATTCCGGTACGGGCTTCGTTGAAAACCGGATTGTGATTCCCGAAGCCAACATGGTTCAGGGCGTCGACGTATCGCCGGATGGGGAATTTGCGCTCGTTACCTTGATACGCACCAAGAATCTCGTTCCGATGACCCGCGTTATTCAAGGATGGGTGATGAATAACGGCTTCGGCGTTCTCTGGAAGGACGGGCGGGTCGATCAGTTGTTATTGGACGAAATCGACGGTTATTTCGCCGATCCCACCGACGTCGTATTCGCGCCGGATGGGAAATACGCTTATGTAACCGGGGGCGGCATCAACGCCGTGGCTGTAATCGACATCGAAAAGATGAAAGCGCTTCTCGACGGCGCCGATCCCGAATACCGGCGAACCAAACTTCCCAACAATCTTGGCGTAAGCGTCGAATACGTCTTGAAAAGAATTTCCGTAGGCCGCAGTCCTCGAGGCATGGCGGTTTCTCCCGATGGAAAATTCGTCTATGTAGCGGATGGATTGGACGACGCTGTGTCCGTTATTGATATTGCGAAACAGGAACGCGTCAAAACGATATCTCTTGGCGGACCGCAGGAAATCACTATCGAACGCGAAGGAGAACGAATATTCCATAGCGCAGAAATTACGCTCAATCGGCAGTTTTCCTGCCATTCCTGCCATCCCGACGGCGGCATCGACGGCATCACTTACGACATCGAACCGGACGGCGTCGGCTTCAATCCCGTCGATAACCGCACTTTGCGCGGCATTCTGGATACCGCGCCTTTCAAGTGGGAAGGAACCAATCCCAGCTTGCGGCGCCAATGCGGCCCCCGGTTGGCCGTATTTTTTACGCGCAGCGATCCCTTTACGTTGGAACAAGCCAATGCGCTCGATCGTTATATCTGCACGATTCCTCTTCCCCCAAACCGTTACCGCGCCGGTTCGGAATTAACCCCGGCGCAATGGAACGGAAAACTTCTTTTCGAACGCGATCGCACAAACGGCGGCGAGGAAATTCCCGTCAAGAAACGTTGCGTAACCTGCCATCCCGCTCCCTTTTTTACGAATCGCAACGTGGAAGTCGTTGGATCGAAATCATGGTTGGATACGAACGATAAGTTCGATGTGCCCCAGTTGAATAATATCTACGAATCGGCGCCTTTCCTGCACGATGGACGGGCGGAAACGTTGGAAGAAATTTGGACTCGATTCAATCCCTACGACGAGCATGGCGTGACCAACGATATGACCAAGGATCAGTTGAAGGATTTAATCGAATATTTAAAAACATTGTAA
- a CDS encoding CRTAC1 family protein, translating to MVRIILPCLLLLMALANRNGFSEEAVPQLADATEKAGIHFVHSIGDDEMSNIIEGTGAGCAFFDYDGDGDLDIYLMNGAYLKGVSHVKGRIMEGKLSNALYRNNGDGTFTDATEEAGIGDKNYGMACLTADYDNDGDADLMVTNYGRNVFYRNNGDGTFVDYTKEAGLESDQSDLWGIGCVFLDYDKDGFLDLYVGHYVAYDPEYKYYYPADAFPGPLAYKGQPDTLYHNRGDGTFEDVTKKAGVYNPEGRAMGVSACDIDNDGDQDIFVANDAMENYLYQNNGDGTFTDIALMTATGFGQNGEATSAMGPEFGDINLDGLIDLFVPDMSFCCLYINTGQGLFEDKSAQLGIAAVVGQYTSWSGNFFDYDNDGYIDIFISNGDSHHLEPEEDLLFKNIEGKRFRDISAQCGKDFQDKFVSRGSAVGDYDDDGDLDILILNLNARPRLLHNDGGNRGHWLKIHTVGTQSNRDGIGTRIRLTAGGKTQTRDIASSSGYLSQSDYRAHFGLGTVDRAERIELRWPSGAVQVLENIAADQVLTVKEPSESGS from the coding sequence GTGGTGAGAATCATCCTTCCTTGCCTGTTATTATTGATGGCGTTAGCCAATAGAAACGGCTTCAGCGAAGAAGCCGTTCCCCAACTTGCGGATGCGACCGAAAAGGCGGGAATTCATTTCGTTCACAGTATCGGCGACGATGAGATGAGCAATATCATCGAAGGCACCGGCGCCGGATGCGCTTTTTTCGATTACGATGGCGACGGCGATCTGGATATCTATCTGATGAATGGGGCTTATCTCAAAGGCGTCAGCCATGTGAAAGGGCGCATAATGGAGGGAAAACTATCCAACGCCCTTTACCGCAACAACGGCGATGGAACCTTTACCGACGCGACGGAAGAAGCGGGCATCGGCGATAAGAACTACGGCATGGCCTGCCTGACGGCCGATTACGACAACGACGGCGACGCCGATCTTATGGTTACCAATTATGGGCGCAACGTTTTTTACCGGAATAACGGCGATGGAACTTTCGTTGATTATACAAAGGAGGCGGGGCTTGAAAGCGATCAAAGCGACCTATGGGGAATCGGCTGCGTTTTTTTGGATTACGACAAGGACGGCTTTCTCGATCTTTATGTAGGCCATTACGTCGCCTACGATCCCGAATACAAATATTATTACCCCGCCGATGCGTTTCCCGGCCCTTTGGCTTATAAAGGCCAACCCGATACTCTTTACCACAACCGGGGAGACGGGACCTTTGAAGACGTAACGAAAAAAGCGGGCGTTTACAATCCGGAAGGGCGGGCGATGGGCGTCTCCGCCTGCGATATCGACAATGACGGAGACCAGGATATCTTCGTCGCCAACGACGCCATGGAGAATTATCTTTACCAGAATAACGGCGATGGAACCTTTACCGACATTGCGTTGATGACGGCGACGGGTTTCGGCCAAAACGGCGAGGCCACTTCCGCGATGGGGCCGGAATTTGGGGATATTAACCTAGATGGACTCATCGACCTTTTCGTTCCCGATATGAGTTTTTGTTGTCTATATATAAATACTGGCCAAGGTTTATTCGAGGATAAAAGCGCTCAATTGGGCATCGCGGCTGTTGTGGGACAATACACGAGCTGGTCGGGAAATTTTTTCGATTACGATAATGACGGTTATATCGACATCTTCATAAGCAACGGCGATAGCCACCATTTGGAACCGGAAGAGGATTTGTTGTTTAAAAATATCGAAGGGAAGCGGTTTCGAGATATATCCGCCCAATGCGGCAAGGATTTTCAGGACAAATTCGTCAGCCGGGGATCGGCGGTGGGCGATTACGACGACGACGGCGATCTGGATATATTGATCCTGAACTTGAATGCCCGGCCTCGCTTATTACACAACGACGGCGGCAACCGCGGCCATTGGTTGAAGATTCATACTGTAGGAACTCAGAGCAACCGCGACGGCATTGGGACGCGCATCCGTCTCACCGCGGGGGGCAAAACGCAGACGCGGGATATCGCCAGCAGTTCTGGCTATCTTTCGCAAAGCGATTACCGCGCCCATTTCGGCTTGGGAACGGTGGATCGCGCCGAGCGCATTGAATTGCGTTGGCCCAGCGGCGCCGTCCAAGTCTTGGAAAACATAGCCGCCGATCAAGTGTTGACTGTGAAGGAACCATCCGAATCCGGTTCGTAG
- a CDS encoding glycosyltransferase family 2 protein: protein MISIYIPALNEEKHLKNTALKIIEAANSLGGIPLDLIIVNDGSTDGTGEVIKELESKYSFIRSIHHPRNQGLGQGLKEAIATAKYPRFSIISGDDPVSLDSIKLLFHHRDKADVIFLYMMNNEIRGRKRLILSRMFSLIYIIVFNIYVQYINGGCMYPTERLRTFHIQSKRFSYMAEMAVKCLRSGCSYYEIPYYETRGLEGSTSFSFKNFREVVTTFFKLYYEIYFSHKSLFDKTPIRVKDE from the coding sequence ATGATTTCCATTTACATTCCCGCGTTGAACGAAGAAAAACATTTGAAAAATACGGCGCTGAAAATCATCGAAGCGGCGAATAGCCTCGGCGGCATTCCCCTCGATTTAATCATCGTCAACGACGGCAGCACGGATGGAACCGGCGAGGTTATCAAGGAACTCGAATCGAAATACAGCTTTATCCGCTCCATCCATCACCCGCGCAATCAAGGTCTCGGCCAAGGCTTGAAGGAAGCGATAGCGACCGCGAAATATCCTCGATTCAGCATTATTTCCGGCGACGATCCCGTATCCCTCGACAGCATCAAATTGCTTTTCCACCATCGCGATAAGGCGGACGTCATCTTTCTTTATATGATGAACAACGAAATTCGCGGGAGAAAGAGGTTGATTCTTTCCCGCATGTTCAGTCTGATTTATATCATTGTTTTCAATATTTACGTTCAATACATCAACGGTGGGTGCATGTATCCGACGGAAAGGCTTAGGACTTTCCATATTCAATCCAAGCGTTTCAGCTATATGGCGGAAATGGCCGTGAAATGCTTGCGGTCGGGTTGCTCTTACTATGAAATACCCTACTATGAAACGAGAGGCTTGGAAGGCAGCACCTCCTTTTCCTTCAAGAATTTCCGCGAAGTCGTAACGACGTTTTTTAAACTGTATTACGAAATCTATTTTTCCCATAAATCCTTATTCGATAAAACTCCCATTCGCGTCAAAGACGAATAG
- a CDS encoding NUDIX hydrolase, producing MKVCYMNPPLSRKILQIEYRNPHYSIERTKVDFGEYAKEYFVIKHGPRSGLLIHRDDSILLVQQYRQLINGLSWEISGGKIDEGEKPEEAAIREGLEETGLRCRELSPLIYYQPGMDTFDNPTHVFSSSHFEAVPNAEIDEREVIQIAWFSLSQCLEMIRRGEIQDVMSVMAIAAHQLSLLGIRLHEKQ from the coding sequence ATGAAAGTATGTTATATGAATCCGCCATTGTCCCGTAAAATCCTGCAAATCGAATATCGCAATCCCCATTACTCCATCGAACGGACGAAGGTGGACTTCGGCGAATACGCTAAGGAGTATTTCGTCATCAAGCACGGGCCGCGTTCGGGATTGCTGATTCATCGGGACGATTCGATTCTTCTGGTTCAACAATACCGGCAGTTGATTAACGGCTTGTCGTGGGAAATTTCCGGCGGGAAGATCGACGAGGGGGAAAAGCCGGAAGAGGCCGCCATCCGAGAGGGACTCGAAGAGACGGGATTGCGCTGCCGGGAACTCTCACCGCTGATTTATTATCAGCCGGGAATGGACACGTTCGACAATCCCACGCATGTTTTTTCCAGTTCCCATTTTGAAGCGGTTCCTAATGCGGAGATTGACGAAAGAGAAGTGATTCAAATCGCCTGGTTTTCTTTATCCCAATGCTTGGAAATGATCCGGCGGGGGGAGATTCAGGACGTGATGTCGGTGATGGCGATTGCGGCGCATCAGTTGTCTCTTTTGGGAATCCGGCTGCATGAAAAACAGTGA
- a CDS encoding Rid family hydrolase encodes MFYVSDKIGDLQFLTITPKPGEAFDRSVEQAYGELADYLQSHRSVLLQERVYASLADAERIRSLRASVMEPLGESVLSPATFVEGKPIPPMFWAGLHAIAVSPADGNSTRLLRRGDKICGRYYQGSEAQHIFLSDVGRLIDALPADRSVETCETIRLTNEILRESNWSFTDVKRTWFYLDDILGWYNDFNKARNTIYHNIGLFNGQVTGIIPASTGIEGKNPRGARCTLDLLAMKPLERRPFQVKRMINPKQNEAPDYGSAFSRGLSVSLAESKCLFVSGTASIDERGVSLYAGDAERQVVRTMENVEALLASAGAGLGDICQATVFVKRTEDIDAFYRVAERMGYKVEQAVCMAADVCREELLFEIDASAVLPAR; translated from the coding sequence ATGTTTTATGTATCCGACAAAATTGGGGACTTGCAATTTCTGACGATTACGCCCAAACCTGGCGAGGCGTTTGACCGCTCCGTCGAACAGGCTTACGGCGAATTGGCCGATTATCTTCAAAGCCATCGATCCGTTCTTTTGCAGGAACGCGTATATGCTTCCCTAGCTGACGCCGAACGCATCCGTTCACTTCGCGCTTCCGTCATGGAGCCACTCGGCGAATCCGTTTTGTCCCCTGCAACCTTTGTGGAAGGGAAGCCCATTCCGCCGATGTTCTGGGCGGGGCTGCACGCCATCGCCGTTTCCCCAGCGGATGGCAATTCAACGCGCTTATTGCGGCGCGGCGATAAAATCTGCGGACGTTATTATCAAGGAAGCGAAGCGCAGCATATTTTTCTTTCCGATGTAGGACGTTTGATCGATGCGCTTCCCGCCGACCGTTCGGTAGAAACTTGCGAAACCATCCGTCTGACCAATGAAATTCTTAGGGAGTCGAATTGGTCGTTTACCGATGTGAAGCGCACTTGGTTTTATTTGGACGACATCTTGGGATGGTATAACGATTTCAATAAAGCCCGCAATACGATTTATCACAATATTGGATTGTTCAACGGCCAAGTTACCGGCATCATTCCCGCCAGCACCGGCATCGAAGGCAAAAATCCGCGCGGCGCGCGCTGTACGCTCGATTTATTGGCGATGAAGCCGTTGGAAAGACGTCCATTCCAAGTAAAACGGATGATTAATCCCAAGCAAAACGAAGCGCCTGATTATGGATCGGCTTTCTCGCGGGGATTGTCGGTTTCCTTAGCGGAATCGAAATGCCTCTTTGTATCCGGCACCGCTTCTATCGATGAAAGAGGGGTAAGCCTTTACGCCGGAGACGCCGAGCGCCAGGTCGTTCGCACAATGGAGAATGTGGAAGCGTTGCTCGCTTCCGCCGGGGCGGGTCTCGGCGATATTTGCCAAGCAACCGTTTTCGTGAAGCGGACGGAAGATATCGATGCGTTTTACCGCGTAGCCGAACGTATGGGCTATAAGGTGGAACAAGCCGTCTGCATGGCGGCTGACGTTTGCCGCGAGGAATTGTTGTTTGAAATCGATGCCAGCGCCGTACTCCCGGCGCGCTAG
- a CDS encoding WbuC family cupin fold metalloprotein — protein MAEAFFCEQDIIEVDEAWLSKLKQEAEASPRRRSRLCLHRNHKDLVQEMVIAFCRDSLVRPHRHVGKSESFHVIEGDLAVLLFDEEGKAINKIEMGPRGSGKTFIYRISSSLWHSVVLLSDFAVIHEAAAGPFYPEENNFPAWEPKSDADLRLFLQQSLESLRSKD, from the coding sequence ATGGCGGAAGCGTTTTTTTGCGAACAGGACATTATCGAAGTCGATGAAGCCTGGTTGTCGAAACTCAAGCAGGAAGCGGAGGCTTCGCCGCGAAGGCGTTCGCGCCTTTGCCTTCATCGCAACCATAAAGACTTGGTGCAGGAAATGGTCATCGCATTTTGCCGGGATTCTTTGGTTCGTCCCCACCGGCATGTAGGCAAAAGCGAATCGTTTCATGTCATCGAGGGCGATTTGGCCGTCCTTCTTTTCGACGAGGAAGGAAAAGCGATTAACAAAATCGAAATGGGGCCGAGAGGAAGCGGAAAAACCTTCATATACCGCATCTCTTCTTCATTATGGCATTCCGTTGTTTTATTGTCCGATTTCGCCGTGATTCACGAAGCGGCGGCGGGTCCGTTCTATCCTGAAGAAAATAATTTTCCCGCTTGGGAGCCTAAAAGCGATGCAGATTTGCGATTATTCTTGCAGCAATCCCTAGAATCGCTTCGTTCGAAAGATTAG